In the genome of Nymphaea colorata isolate Beijing-Zhang1983 chromosome 9, ASM883128v2, whole genome shotgun sequence, one region contains:
- the LOC116260327 gene encoding shaggy-related protein kinase eta, giving the protein MASLPPPPPSDEALRAAPAHSDMAVDKDLSASVSVVEGNDAVTGHIISTTIGGKNGEMKRTISYMAERIVGNGSFGIVFQAKCLETGETVAIKKVLQDRRYKNRELQLMRSMDHPNVVSLKHCFFSTTSNNELFLNLVMEYVPETLYRVLRHYANMNQRMPLIYVKLYTYQIFRALAYIHNGAGVCHRDVKPQNLLVDPLTHQVKLCDFGSAKVLIRGESNISYICSRYYRAPELIFGATEYTTSIDIWSAGCVLAELLLGQPLFPGENAVDQLVEIIKVLGTPTREEIRCMNPNYTEFRFPQIKAHPWHKIFHKRMPPEAIDLTSRLLQYSPNLRCTALEACAHPFFDELREPNARLPNGRPLPPLFNFKQELNGAFQELVERLVPEHARRQSGLNFLHPTGT; this is encoded by the exons ATGGCGTCgctgcctcctcctcctccttcggATGAGGCCTTGAGGGCGGCGCCCGCCCATTCGGATATGGCCGTCGACAAA GACTTATCTGCCTCTGTGTCTGTTGTGGAGGGGAATGATGCAGTGACTGGTCATATCATTTCTACAACTATCGGAGGCAAAAATGGTGAAATGAAACGG ACTATCAGTTATATGGCAGAACGTATAGTTGGAAATGGATCTTTTGGAATTGTCTTTCAG GCAAAATGCTTGGAAACTGGGGAGACAGTAGCTATAAAGAAGGTCTTGCAAGATCGGCGATACAAGAATCGTGAGTTACAGCTAATGCGGTCAATGGATCATCCTAATGTTGTTTCTTTGAAGCATTGTTTCTTCTCTACAACAAGCAATAATGAGCTATTTCTAAATCTCGTTATGGAATACGTCCCTGAAACTCTCTACCGAGTCCTTCGGCATTATGCCAACATGAACCAAAGAATGCCGCTTATATATGTGAAGCTTTACACGTATCAG ATTTTTAGGGCACTGGCATACATACACAATGGTGCTGGGGTTTGTCATAGGGATGTCAAGCCTCAAAATCTCCTG GTTGATCCTCTAACACACCAGGTCAAGCTTTGTGATTTTGGAAGTGCTAAAGTTCTG ATAAGAGGTGAATCTAACATCTCATACATTTGTTCGCGTTACTACCGGGCTCCAGAACTCATATTTGGGGCTACAGAATACACCACCTCAATTGATATATGGTCTGCAGGATGTGTTTTAGCTGAATTGCTTCTTGGACAG CCACTCTTTCCTGGAGAAAACGCAGTTGACCAGCTTGTTGAGATCATTAAG GTGCTTGGCACACCAACTCGTGAGGAAATTAGGTGCATGAATCCTAACTACACAGAGTTCCGATTTCCACAGATAAAAGCACACCCTTGGCACAAG ATCTTCCACAAACGGATGCCACCAGAGGCAATAGATCTTACTTCACGTCTGCTTCAGTACTCCCCCAATCTTCGATGCACTGCT CTAGAAGCATGTGCCCACCCCTTCTTTGATGAACTTCGAGAGCCAAATGCTCGCTTGCCAAATGGTCGTCCTTTACCTCCATTATTTAACTTCAAGCAGGAG TTGAATGGTGCTTTTCAAGAACTCGTGGAAAGGCTTGTTCCTGAGCATGCGAGGAGGCAATCTGGCTTGAATTTTCTGCATCCCACTGGCACATAA
- the LOC126410350 gene encoding uncharacterized protein LOC126410350 — protein sequence MMPSPLSLSISSLSEFPAGVMVPAGSSISLLYDGSMGRFVDSLPLTFVSKSAIFNRGLYLTLLCADPEPDLGRLSGFKASHEICFSILPKTTVCPEYSSRNLHTTESTTADYDKCLRKIVEVHLLGFPTLFNLLEELAFQTRFIPLPFAEPPGPFLQPTPHLVKWQ from the exons ATGATGCCGTCTCCACTCTCGCTATCAATATCCTCCTTATCAGAGTTTCCAGCAGGAGTTATGGTTCCTGCAGGGTCTTCAATCTCACTTCTATATGATGGTTCCATGGGAAGATTCGTAGACTCACTTCCACTAACTTTTGTGTCCAAATCTGCAATCTTTAATCGTGGACTATATCTAACATTGCTCTGTGCTGATCCAGAACCAGACTTGGGAAGGCTGTCTGGCTTCAAAGCATCACATGAAATTTGTTTCTCCATTTTACCAAAGACGACAGTCTGCCCAGAATATAGTTCAAGGAACCTACATACAACAGAATCAACAACAGCTGATTACGACAAATGTTTACGCAAG ATTGTTGAGGTTCACCTCTTGGGCTTTCCGACTCTGTTCAATCTCCTGGAGGAGCTGGCCTTCCAGACTCGTTTCATACCTCTTCCCTTCGCCGAACCCCCGGGGCCTTTTCTCCAGCCAACTCCTCATCTTGTCAAATGGCAATAG